A stretch of DNA from Nonlabens ponticola:
AACTTTGATGCAGTACTGAGTTTTGATAAGCTCATCAATCAGTACAGAAATCGTGTGGAGAATTCCCAAAACAGATTTAAGAAACTGTATTTCTCTGCATTGTTACAAGCCATTGAAAAAGATGATTTTTTATCTGTTGAAATTGAGGCTCATAATCTTCATGAATATGCAGACTCAATTCATCTTGTCTTGGCAGAGCTTTTTCCCGAATCACTCACTAATAATGAGATTAAGGCGGCTACCATACCTTTTTCCACAACGCTTTTTAATTGCACCAGACGATTAGAGAATTTGTTGAAAGATGCTGGTGAAGATTTTGATTTTGATTTCATGGAGAACTCGCAGTTCAATCAATTTCGTCTAGCATGCGGTATTATTCTCAATAAAATTTATAATCAAAAGCTTGATATAGGTACATTGATCCATTGCGAGATTCCTGACAAGAACGGTAATATTAGGACTTACAGGATTACTTTCAATGCTGACTTCGTAGAGGTAATTCCTAAGAATAATAAACCATCATTAGACAAAAAAGCTATTGATGGATTATTGCGTGCACCGGACGATGAGAATTTATGGAGATCTAGTTTCCCACAAGATAGCTATAGGTTTGAAGGATTTGGTATCATCTCATTGACTGATGTCACCGTTGATGCCGCAATATCAGACCTTAAGACGATATTGCTCAACAATCCTGAATCTCAAAGCACCCAGCAAGAACAGATCGAGAAGATTTTTCAAAAGATGTTCAATCTTGACAAGATACATGTAGGATTCACGTCTTTTGATCAATATGACAAAAGTTTTGAGCGTATGCTTTACAGCGACTCTCATAGCTACATGTTGGGAACCAGTCATGAGAAAAATTGTGAGAATGCCTTATGTTCTGATAGTTACAACGCTATTATAAAAAAGAAAAAGCCACTTATTATTCCTGATGTGGTTGTGTATGCAGATGAACAAAAAAATAAGTTTCTAACAAACAACTTGCTTGAGGCTAATCTTAAAAGCGTCATTCTATATCCTGTAACTAAAAACCGCAAACTTTTAGGTGTGCTTGAGATAGGTAGTGAGATAGCCTATGCACTTAATAGCTTTAACGCTACACGTATAGACAGTGTTATAGAATACATCAAGTCAGCCCTTGTACGTGCTGAGGATGAATATGAAAATAGAATAAAAGCTATCATTCAAACGGAATGTACGTCGATACACCCTAGCGTACAATGGAAGTTTGAAAAAGAGGCTAGAAGAATACTTAAGTTGAGATCCGAAGGTCAAGATGAGACCTTTAAAGATATTCGTTTTCAAGATGTATATCCACTGTATGGTCAAATAGATGTAGTAGGTAGTAGTGATGCGAGAAACAACGCTATTAAAGAGGATTTAAGTGATCAATTAGTGATTGTATGTGAGATTTTTGAAATGGCTAAGAAGTTTGAAGATCTACCTATATATGATCAAATTTCTTTTAGGGTTTTTGAATATCGTAAAGAATTGACTGACGGCAAGATTGACGCAAATGCAGAACGTAGCATCATAAAACTGCTGACTGAGGAGATCAATCCTATAATGGATCATTTGAAAACCTTATCGCCAGATTTAAAGAACAAGGTCGTTCATTATCAAAAAGAGCTGGATCCTGGTAGTGGTGTTATTTACAAGAAACGCAATAATTACGACAATACCGTGCAAACCATCAATGAAGCATTGTCAAGATATGTTGATAAGCGTCAAGTTGCTGCGCAGAAAATTTACACACACTTCTTTGAACGATTCAAGACCGATGGTGTTGAGCATAATATTTATGTAGGTAAGAGCATTCAATCTAATGAAGAATTCAATCCGGTATATCTATATAACTTGAGGTTGTGGCAATTGCAAACTATGATTGAGATGGAGGATAAATTCTATCGCATTCAAGAAAACCTTCCGTCACAACTAGACGCAGCGTCTATGATATTGGTATTTGACAATACTTTGAGCATCCGCTATCGCATAGATGAGAAACGATTTGATGTGGATGGAACCTACAACGCTCGCTACGAGGTAATAAAAAAGCGTATTGACAAAGCGCACATTAAAGGAACGGAAGAACGCGTTACCCAAAAAGGTACCATATCAATTATATATACCAACAAAGAAAATGAACGCGAATACATGCGTTATGTAAATTTCTTACAGCACAAGGATTATTTAGGGGACAAAATAGAAAGACTTGAACTTGAAGATGTACAAGGAGTTATAGGTCTCAAAGCGCTGAGAATAAATATACTCTACGGATTCAAAGCCAGTGAAGATCGAATGACCTATGCAGATCTTATCCAGGAATTACACCTGCAACAGCCTCATAATCATAAGTAGTAAAGGCAATTACAAAAGCAAGTACTGATGATATGATACCTATCATAAAGATAGTGTATGTCCATCGCAGTAACGTGTACTTTCTATTAAGTACCACACCCAGCAACCATAAATCTTTCAACAAGGATTGATAGACTTCTTCCTTATCGTCAAGTAATCCCATCAATGCTTTTTCATATCTCTTGAAAGGTACCTTGTGAAAATTTCCAAAGAATAATAAATTAACTTCTCGCTTCTCCACTTGCTCATCAGTAAACTCGCCACTCGTTACATTAGGTCTTGTACTCAAGATGGAAAGGATAATACTAGCTACGGAAAATAAGATTAATATTAATGTAGGATACAACAAGTGTCTGTTACTTACCGCATCAAGTTTAGGAATGATGTTGGCTAGTGCCAGCGATATAATAATCGCATTTACTGATAATAGAATATTGGCCTTTGTATCAGCAATATCACTTAATTTGATGTGATTACGCAATGTGGTTCTAAAAAGCGTTTGTATGGCTCGCTCTGGACTTTGATTTTTCAAATCAACCTTTAGTTGCTCTTTTTTAATCTTTTGCTTGCTCTTCTTACGTTTTTTGAACAGTTTCATCAAGTTCTCATTCTTGAGAACATTCCAATTCTTAACCGCATAATCGCAATAGTACCGGTGCTTTTCAGTAAATACTTGAATGTTTTCCTTGCGCCATTCTTTACGTGAGTAATCCTTACCCCTTAACTTTAATTCCTGTTTGAGTAGTTCGCTGGTCTCAAAATAGTAGTCCTTGGCAAAGTGTGACGCATCTGCATCACGCAGCATTTCTTCAAGCTTGCCATCAGGTTGATTATTAAATTTTGTAGCACGTATCAATTGCTGTACTAATTGAATAGTATCTGGCTCGACATTTTGAGATTCTAGGAAGGATTTTGCGATCTTGGCGCTTTCTTCTTCATGTCCATCAGCGCCTTTGATATAGCCAGTATCGTGCAGATATGCTGCCAGCAATAGAGCCTTTTCCTCTTTAACATCTAATTGAGAGTTGTCAATGATTTCCTGTGTACTTTTAACAACTCTTTTAGTATGTGTGTAATTGTGATAAACGTAGATTTCATCAAGCTCATCCTTAAAAAGATGTAGCACATAATCATCAGTCGCTTTAAATATATCGGCCATAGAAATTTATTGATCGCATAAACTTACCATGAATTCTTATTACATGAATAAAAATCCTCTTATTTTTTTGATAGCCGTATTTATCATTTCTAGCTGTGCTAGCTACAAAGCTCAATATAAAGAAGGTGAAGAAAGTTTTAAGCCGTCGATCAATGACGATGATATCGTCAAATCATTTTATCTCATAGGCGATGTAGGCAAATCTCCCATAGGTGGTAAGAGTGATGGACTGCTCGCACTCGAGGCATACATGAAAGGAAAGGATACTAAAAATGACCACCTAATTTTTTTGGGTGACAATATTTACCCTACGGGTATGCCCAAAAAGGATACTGAATTTAGACCCATTGCCGAAAATCATCTAGATGCTCAGATAGCAGTTGCTAAACAATTTGAAGGGAAAACCATTTTCATTCCAGGTAATCATGATTATTACGACGAGAACCTAGACAATGTAGAGCGAGAAAAAAAATATATAGAAGAAGCTCTAGATAACAAAGACGTCTGGAGTCCCAAAGTAGGCTGTCCCATTGATAGCCGTGAGATTTCAAAAGACATTCAATTGATTATCGTTGATAGTCAATGGTATCTGGCCAAATGGGATGAAATTCCTACTATCAATGACAACTGTGATCAAATTAAAACTAGAGAGCAGTTTTTCCTTGAAATAGAAAGTGAACTCAAGAAAAACCAGGGTAAGACTATACTCATCACAACGCACCACCCAATATTTACTAATGGTATCCACGGCGGTCAATATGCTGCCATTAAGCACCTTTATCCTACACAAAACAACATACCTATTCCTGTATTGGGATCACTTACCAGCCTTATACGTACTAGTGGTGGCGTGAGTGCACAAGACAAGCAAAACAAGCGATACCAGAGCTATGCAGATCGTATGACATCGCTTATTGTAGCATCAGGTGCACCACGTGTGATGCTAGCCAGCGGTCATGAACATACCTTGCAGTATATTGTAAATGAAGGAGTTAGACAAATAGTATCTGGATCTGGAGCAAAGAAAAGCTATGTAGCTCTTAGTGACGATGGGCTATTTGCATACGGTGGAAAGGGCTTTGCAAAAATGGATGTTCTCAAGGATGGCAGTTCTACCGTTACCTATTACGGTTTTGAGAACGGTACCTACAAAAGCCTTTATAGTAAAAATGCCATTGATGCGCCACCAGTGTTTGATATGAGTAGCTTGCCTGATAGTATTCCCGCTTTCGCGAAAGCTAACATATACAACGATGATCGCACCGATAAGTCTAAGTTTTATGAAGGTTTCTGGGGTGAGAAGTATCGTGAACTGTACAATACTGATATTAATGCACATGTGGCATTGCTTGATACATTAAAAGGAGGCTTGAGTGTGGTTAGACCAGGTGGTGGACACCAGACACGTAGCTTGAGACTCGTCGATAAAGATGGTAAAGAATATAATTTAAGGGCTCTCAAAAAAAGTGCCGTACAATTTTTACAAACCACGGTATTCAAAGACAAAAACGTTGCCGATGGTTTTGATGACACCACTGCCGAGGATTTACTTTTTGATTTTTACACAGCAGCACATCCATATGGAGCACTGGTCATTCCCACATTAGCTGATGCTGTAGGTGTTTACCATACCAATCCTGAAATATATTACGTGCCTAAACAAGATGCATTAGGAAATTACAATACAGAATATGGCGATGAGCTCTATATGCTGGTTGAGAGACCAGAAGAGAATCACAAGGAATTGGAGAGCTTTGGTAAACCAGATAATATTGAAAGCACGGCCGATGTGATTGAAAAACTGCGTCGTGATGAAAAATATAGTATC
This window harbors:
- a CDS encoding Pycsar system effector family protein, whose translation is MADIFKATDDYVLHLFKDELDEIYVYHNYTHTKRVVKSTQEIIDNSQLDVKEEKALLLAAYLHDTGYIKGADGHEEESAKIAKSFLESQNVEPDTIQLVQQLIRATKFNNQPDGKLEEMLRDADASHFAKDYYFETSELLKQELKLRGKDYSRKEWRKENIQVFTEKHRYYCDYAVKNWNVLKNENLMKLFKKRKKSKQKIKKEQLKVDLKNQSPERAIQTLFRTTLRNHIKLSDIADTKANILLSVNAIIISLALANIIPKLDAVSNRHLLYPTLILILFSVASIILSILSTRPNVTSGEFTDEQVEKREVNLLFFGNFHKVPFKRYEKALMGLLDDKEEVYQSLLKDLWLLGVVLNRKYTLLRWTYTIFMIGIISSVLAFVIAFTTYDYEAVAGVIPG
- a CDS encoding GAF domain-containing protein, encoding MAKKKHDYKNFDAVLSFDKLINQYRNRVENSQNRFKKLYFSALLQAIEKDDFLSVEIEAHNLHEYADSIHLVLAELFPESLTNNEIKAATIPFSTTLFNCTRRLENLLKDAGEDFDFDFMENSQFNQFRLACGIILNKIYNQKLDIGTLIHCEIPDKNGNIRTYRITFNADFVEVIPKNNKPSLDKKAIDGLLRAPDDENLWRSSFPQDSYRFEGFGIISLTDVTVDAAISDLKTILLNNPESQSTQQEQIEKIFQKMFNLDKIHVGFTSFDQYDKSFERMLYSDSHSYMLGTSHEKNCENALCSDSYNAIIKKKKPLIIPDVVVYADEQKNKFLTNNLLEANLKSVILYPVTKNRKLLGVLEIGSEIAYALNSFNATRIDSVIEYIKSALVRAEDEYENRIKAIIQTECTSIHPSVQWKFEKEARRILKLRSEGQDETFKDIRFQDVYPLYGQIDVVGSSDARNNAIKEDLSDQLVIVCEIFEMAKKFEDLPIYDQISFRVFEYRKELTDGKIDANAERSIIKLLTEEINPIMDHLKTLSPDLKNKVVHYQKELDPGSGVIYKKRNNYDNTVQTINEALSRYVDKRQVAAQKIYTHFFERFKTDGVEHNIYVGKSIQSNEEFNPVYLYNLRLWQLQTMIEMEDKFYRIQENLPSQLDAASMILVFDNTLSIRYRIDEKRFDVDGTYNARYEVIKKRIDKAHIKGTEERVTQKGTISIIYTNKENEREYMRYVNFLQHKDYLGDKIERLELEDVQGVIGLKALRINILYGFKASEDRMTYADLIQELHLQQPHNHK